In Oncorhynchus mykiss isolate Arlee chromosome 1, USDA_OmykA_1.1, whole genome shotgun sequence, the following proteins share a genomic window:
- the lrrc4.2 gene encoding leucine-rich repeat-containing protein 4.2 — translation MSPVGQVSLQPTWNAALLTLLALTMVPALSLYQPVGLGAPSNPQNCPAVCSCTNQLAKVVCTRRGLVRVPPGIPTNTRYLNLMENSIETIQADTFRHLHHLEVLQLGRNAIRQIEVGAFNGLTSLNTLELFDNRLTGIPSGAFEYLSKLRELWLRNNPIESIPSYAFNRVPSLMRLDLGELRRLDYISDGAFEGLQNLKYLNLGMCNLMEMPVLSPLTGLEELEMSENTFPEMKPGSFRGLCSLQKLWIMNSGITVIERNAFDDITALVELNLAHNNLSSLPHDLFAPLQYLVELHLHHNPWRCDCDVVWLSWWLREYIPTNSTCCGRCHSPAHMRGRYLVEVDQTTFQCSAPFILDAPRDLNISAERVAELKCRTASMSSVRWLLPNGTVLTHGSAHPRISVLNDGTLNFSNVLPSDTGVYTCMVTNMAGNSNASAYLNVSNAELNTSNLSYFTTLTVEVLEPTVEEIPKPKPTIPASPSVFQPVFISTPTVLLQNTQTPRQISLPTARGPIHPPPSLDEVMKTTKIIIGCFVAVTLLAAAMLIAFYKLRKRHQQRSTVAAARTIEIIQMDEELPQVPSARSGSSGSEETGLALPMLLEHNSTVFNKEYISSSSSSSHRDRDRHRDRDRDRAAYGAHWTHNNLGNSLHRSSNRQYYQQHHSLISTIAEPYVIKPTHTKEKVQETQI, via the coding sequence ATGAGTCCTGTGGGCCAGGTTTCTCTGCAGCCCACCTGGAACGCAGCCCTGCTCACCCTGCTAGCCCTCACCATGGTGCCAGCTCTCAGTTTGTACCAGCCTGTCGGCCTGGGTGCTCCCTCTAACCCCCAGAACTGCCCGGCAGTGTGCTCCTGCACCAACCAGCTTGCTAAGGTGGTGTGTACGCGCCGTGGCCTGGTCAGGGTGCCCCCCGGGATCCCCACCAACACCAGGTACCTCAACCTGATGGAGAACAGCATCGAGACCATCCAAGCTGACACCTTCAGACACCTACACCATCTTGAGGTGCTGCAGCTGGGCAGGAACGCCATCAGGCAGATTGAGGTGGGGGCCTTCAATGGCCTGACCAGCCTCAACACCCTGGAGCTGTTTGACAACAGACTGACGGGGATCCCCAGCGGGGCCTTTGAGTACCTGTCCAAGCTGAGGGAGCTGTGGCTGAGGAACAACCCCATCGAGAGCATCCCGTCCTATGCTTTCAACAGGGTGCCCTCTCTGATGAGGCTGGACCTGGGAGAGCTCAGGAGGCTGGATTACATCTCTGACGGGGCATTTGAGGGCCTGCAGAACCTCAAGTACCTGAATCTGGGGATGTGTAACCTTATGGAGATGCCTGTCCTGTCACCCCTGACAGGCCTGGAGGAGCTGGAGATGTCTGAGAACACTTTCCCTGAGATGAAGCCTGGCTCGTTCCGTGGCCTGTGCTCCCTACAGAAACTCTGGATTATGAACTCTGGGATCACCGTGATTGAGAGGAATGCTTTCGATGACATTACGGCGCTGGTGGAGCTGAATCTAGCCCATAATAACCTGTCGTCTCTCCCCCATGACCTCTTTGCCCCGCTGCAGTACCTGGTGGAACTTCATCTCCACCACAACCCCTGGAGGTGTGACTGTGACGTGGTCTGGCTGTCCTGGTGGCTCAGGGAGTACATCCCCACTAACTCCACCTGCTGCGGCCGCTGCCACTCCCCTGCCCACATGAGAGGACGATACCTGGTAGAGGTGGACCAGACCACATTCCAGTGCTCTGCTCCATTCATCCTGGATGCTCCCAGGGACCTCAACATCTCTGCAGAGAGAGTGGCTGAACTCAAGTGTCGTACAGCCTCCATGTCATCGGTCCGATGGCTGCTTCCTAATGGGACCGTTCTGACCCATGGCTCGGCTCACCCTCGGATTTCTGTCCTTAACGACGGAACACTCAACTTCTCCAACGTTCTGCCATCAGACACAGGCGTCTACACCTGCATGGTGACTAATATGGCGGGTAACTCCAATGCCTCGGCCTACCTGAATGTCAGCAATGCAGAACTCAACACCTCCAACCTGTCCTATTTCACTACACTGACTGTGGAGGTGCTGGAGCCCACCGTAGAGGAGATCCCCAAACCCAAACCCACCATCCCAGCCTCGCCCTCTGTGTTCCAGCCCGTCTTCATCTCCACACCCACTGTGTTACTCCAGAACACCCAGACCCCCCGCCAGATATCTCTCCCCACGGCCCGTGGCCCCATCCACCCTCCCCCCAGCCTGGATGAGGTCATGAAGACAACCAAGATCATCATTGGCTGCTTCGTTGCAGTGACACTCCTGGCCGCCGCCATGTTGATTGCCTTCTACAAGCTGCGTAAGCGGCACCAGCAGCGGAGCACGGTGGCAGCGGCGCGGACCATCGAGATCATCCAGATGGACGAGGAACTTCCCCAGGTTCCATCGGCCAGATCAGGTTCTAGCGGGTCTGAGGAGACTGGGCTGGCTCTGCCCATGTTACTGGAACACAACAGCACCGTCTTCAATAAGGAATACATCTCGTCGTCCTCATCGTCCTcccacagagacagggacagacacagagacagggacagggacagagctgCCTATGGGGCTCACTGGACCCATAACAACCTGGGAAACTCCCTGCACCGCTCCTCCAACCGCCAGTATTATCAGCAGCACCACAGCCTCATCAGTACCATCGCAGAGCCGTACGTCATTAAGCCAACTCACACCAAGGAGAAGGTCCAAGAGACCCAGATCTAA